In one window of Pseudoalteromonas espejiana DSM 9414 DNA:
- a CDS encoding pyocin activator PrtN family protein, translated as MNTNFALLARFETPIINLKDVCQEFFGISVKTAMQKIKGQDFPVPTFRLANSERSPVFIKVEDLAVYIDKQYQIASKEWQTVHMA; from the coding sequence ATGAACACTAATTTTGCACTTTTGGCTCGCTTTGAAACGCCAATAATTAATCTGAAAGATGTTTGTCAGGAATTCTTTGGTATTTCAGTTAAAACGGCTATGCAAAAAATAAAAGGTCAAGACTTCCCTGTTCCTACTTTTCGATTAGCAAACTCTGAACGTTCACCTGTATTTATCAAGGTTGAGGACTTAGCTGTTTATATCGACAAGCAATATCAAATCGCCTCGAAAGAATGGCAAACAGTACACATGGCTTAA
- a CDS encoding DUF1293 family protein, whose amino-acid sequence MSNKIILCGLQITSFPESKNPDAESALLLMLYPLENVNAPKFKRKSVGQSTETPFGKQSLSINAKYAHRLIDTQAFVSNKEYELVVGFNTDTFENEISKITPVDPAVKKHFDECLGNK is encoded by the coding sequence ATGTCTAACAAAATCATTTTATGTGGTCTACAAATTACTAGCTTTCCTGAAAGTAAAAATCCTGATGCAGAATCAGCATTATTACTAATGCTTTACCCATTGGAAAACGTTAATGCACCAAAATTCAAACGTAAATCGGTAGGTCAATCTACAGAAACACCATTTGGTAAACAGTCACTTAGTATTAATGCTAAATATGCACATCGACTAATAGATACACAGGCTTTTGTTTCCAATAAAGAATATGAACTGGTTGTTGGATTTAATACTGATACTTTCGAAAATGAAATTTCGAAAATAACACCTGTAGATCCTGCTGTTAAAAAACATTTTGATGAATGTTTGGGTAATAAATAA
- a CDS encoding replication initiation factor domain-containing protein, with translation MQVKKKKDHYTQTAENLMAHEKSDAIKIDHLAFAFPISALRYCRKAGEIKPDIELVTGYKKSFFTNNNIPQIKRVKRNGLYPKPPVIKSSQALNLEQYEAHKNMVSMLMADFYEETLKVWVNKVLGFEISPMRGRGLHGYKDSMTLRANGLDVGFIGVGGQRDTVYFQISGTGCKHLFSHTTPFVMHHWLSKVFTVTHLSRIDLAFDDFDNNFDCDYAEKAYKDGWFRTSDRGPTADINENHKYKYDSKMKKIFSQEMICVGSRKSIIYWRIYNKKLEQGIKQDNFSWYRSEAELKKWTVDCLLNLAATFAGLCPFAASVDLDKGIRTKAMSKAKEICLDVASRVRHVRRSAGRALGDVLEAFEGDISKTMGLILPEETGGKLGIPPTYQQLINHVTEVQHV, from the coding sequence ATGCAAGTTAAAAAGAAAAAAGATCACTATACCCAAACAGCAGAAAATTTAATGGCTCATGAAAAATCTGATGCAATTAAGATAGACCACTTAGCTTTCGCTTTTCCTATTTCAGCACTTCGTTACTGCCGTAAAGCAGGTGAAATTAAGCCAGATATAGAATTAGTTACCGGTTATAAAAAATCGTTTTTTACAAACAATAACATTCCCCAAATTAAACGCGTAAAGCGAAATGGCCTTTACCCTAAACCACCCGTTATTAAATCTAGTCAGGCTTTAAATCTTGAACAGTATGAAGCCCATAAGAATATGGTTTCAATGCTAATGGCAGATTTTTATGAAGAAACATTAAAGGTATGGGTGAATAAAGTTTTAGGTTTTGAAATATCTCCTATGCGTGGTCGAGGTTTGCATGGCTATAAAGACTCAATGACCTTACGAGCTAACGGTCTAGATGTTGGCTTTATTGGTGTTGGGGGGCAAAGAGATACTGTTTATTTTCAAATATCAGGAACTGGCTGTAAGCATTTATTTAGCCATACAACACCTTTCGTTATGCATCACTGGTTATCAAAGGTTTTTACAGTTACACATTTAAGCCGCATTGATTTGGCTTTTGATGATTTCGATAATAATTTCGACTGTGATTATGCTGAAAAAGCTTATAAAGATGGTTGGTTTAGGACTTCAGATAGAGGTCCTACAGCGGATATAAATGAAAACCATAAGTACAAGTATGACAGCAAGATGAAAAAGATATTTAGTCAGGAAATGATTTGTGTCGGTTCACGTAAGTCAATTATCTACTGGCGTATTTATAACAAGAAATTAGAGCAAGGTATTAAACAAGATAATTTCTCGTGGTATCGCTCAGAAGCTGAATTAAAGAAATGGACTGTCGATTGTTTACTTAATTTAGCTGCAACATTTGCTGGCCTTTGTCCCTTTGCTGCATCTGTCGATTTAGATAAAGGTATAAGAACTAAAGCAATGAGCAAAGCAAAAGAAATTTGTCTCGATGTTGCTTCCCGTGTCCGACACGTTCGTCGTTCCGCAGGTAGAGCATTGGGTGATGTATTAGAAGCTTTTGAGGGGGATATATCAAAAACTATGGGTTTAATTTTACCCGAAGAAACAGGCGGTAAGCTTGGAATACCTCCTACCTACCAACAATTAATTAATCACGTGACAGAGGTTCAACATGTCTAA
- a CDS encoding helix-turn-helix domain-containing protein, with the protein MSLNSNEIFSRLLELYETQKMNELSTLLGYKESWGAATRKRGGIPYEACVNAAEKFNVSMDYLLFGNDEEELSLGKNVNKLKQSITDGVFKAIQKGVITPAEEVSISEITQTILNEMDLNVFMDIMIMKRK; encoded by the coding sequence ATGTCATTGAATTCAAATGAAATTTTTTCGAGACTTTTAGAGTTATATGAAACTCAAAAAATGAATGAACTATCAACATTACTTGGTTATAAAGAAAGCTGGGGAGCAGCCACTAGAAAAAGAGGAGGAATACCTTACGAAGCTTGCGTTAATGCGGCAGAAAAATTTAATGTATCTATGGATTACTTACTGTTTGGTAACGACGAAGAAGAGTTATCACTAGGAAAAAATGTAAATAAACTAAAACAATCAATTACAGATGGAGTTTTCAAAGCGATTCAAAAAGGTGTAATTACTCCTGCAGAAGAAGTAAGCATTTCTGAGATAACCCAGACAATATTGAATGAAATGGACTTGAATGTATTTATGGACATAATGATAATGAAACGTAAATAG
- a CDS encoding collagen-like protein: MKTLIFFLLFISSFSHAAFTATSGNYPTNNETCSDFLGCYSIFANIYQEENYSLNGNAFIIGKNLYAEYVKPSGYKINKHITFTYSDDCYMSSSVGMICGLSCNSENSCFSYGSSLCSGYISSYEYDDPANWTYSCSQFEDNSSPIDIDQLPDDSIITSTVKGDRGLRGQTGEAGVDGKDGQDGKDGVNGLDGVSCSVNKHQGTITINCPSGDTFISEYSIKEDIKNELNNENCFVSSVDEINNKIFYSCPDGQKIVQVKNGLDGADGADGVDGLDGADGLDGADGIDGADGADGIDGADGADGADGVDGADGADGADGADGADGADGIDGADGVNGRNGADGIAGTNGEDGSVVNLQSVADAINDGFSYLKEPVSNSPSQSNSNAYSSLFSQQSIDENNSEVQNYKDLIQAANITFKDTVSSKFSFSSSSSGYQARNLDLGSWGQHDVSISRITQHFGGLANIIYFFATLLALSIVLSGVKL, translated from the coding sequence ATGAAAACCTTAATCTTTTTTTTACTTTTCATTTCTTCATTCTCTCATGCGGCCTTTACAGCAACTTCAGGTAATTACCCGACTAATAATGAAACCTGTAGTGATTTTCTAGGTTGTTATTCTATTTTTGCAAACATTTACCAAGAAGAAAATTACTCTTTAAATGGCAATGCTTTTATCATAGGTAAGAATCTATATGCGGAGTATGTTAAACCTAGCGGTTATAAAATTAATAAACATATCACCTTCACATATTCAGATGATTGCTATATGTCTAGCTCAGTAGGCATGATTTGCGGTCTTTCATGTAATAGCGAAAACTCCTGTTTCTCCTATGGTTCTTCTCTTTGCTCTGGTTATATTTCGTCTTATGAATACGATGATCCTGCTAATTGGACATATTCATGCTCTCAATTTGAAGATAACAGTTCCCCTATCGATATTGACCAGCTACCAGATGATTCAATAATTACATCTACTGTTAAAGGTGATAGGGGGTTGAGAGGGCAAACTGGAGAAGCTGGAGTTGATGGTAAAGACGGTCAAGATGGTAAAGATGGAGTGAATGGCTTGGATGGTGTTTCATGTTCTGTCAATAAGCATCAGGGAACTATTACTATTAATTGTCCAAGTGGAGATACTTTTATATCAGAGTATTCCATAAAAGAAGATATTAAAAATGAGCTAAATAATGAAAATTGTTTCGTAAGTTCTGTTGATGAAATTAATAATAAAATATTTTACTCGTGTCCCGATGGGCAAAAAATAGTTCAAGTTAAAAATGGTCTTGATGGTGCTGATGGTGCTGATGGTGTAGATGGTCTTGATGGTGCTGATGGTCTTGATGGTGCTGATGGTATCGATGGCGCTGATGGTGCTGATGGTATCGATGGCGCTGATGGTGCTGATGGCGCTGATGGTGTAGATGGTGCTGATGGTGCTGATGGTGCTGATGGTGCTGATGGTGCTGATGGTGCTGATGGTATCGATGGTGCTGATGGTGTTAATGGTAGAAATGGCGCAGACGGTATAGCAGGCACTAATGGTGAAGATGGTAGTGTTGTTAACCTTCAATCTGTTGCTGATGCTATAAATGATGGTTTCTCTTACTTAAAAGAGCCTGTTTCAAACTCACCTAGCCAAAGTAACTCTAATGCTTATTCTTCACTTTTTAGTCAACAATCTATTGATGAAAATAACAGCGAAGTACAAAATTATAAAGACCTAATACAAGCTGCCAATATAACTTTTAAAGATACTGTATCTTCTAAATTTAGCTTTTCATCATCATCCTCTGGTTACCAAGCAAGGAATTTAGATTTAGGCTCTTGGGGACAGCATGATGTTTCAATATCCCGCATAACCCAGCATTTTGGCGGCTTGGCCAATATCATTTATTTTTTCGCAACACTTCTTGCACTTTCAATTGTTTTATCTGGAGTTAAATTATGA
- a CDS encoding zonular occludens toxin family protein, with protein MATKIFHGPPGSYKSSTAMWYEIVPALRQGRVVITNLQGIKTMEAIQKELNEVFPNTARLLRISIGNDLGMLLMRNFFHWLPIGSLIFLDEIQDIYPNDKSFKPSDYDYKNEGYFNEHLPDEFIEIYHAEQKSIKSSINVTDFQDDIGESLFDERDYLRYPRTLRECFMRHRHYNWDILIATPDIKEVSSFIRSVCEVAYCHSSKDAIPISYFKRRPRILEHLPKTNGLTASKTDIVSYKKVPLDVFKLYKSTATGKNTKSGAGKSPFTFSLLFGFIFLISFIVYLFYFFLDDTSDKVPQTTSTVKNVQKTNVSKIPQEIAYGNNQDSTAVKKNINAFDSVSFRNDSFQNMFTSSRSLLEPFGVTSIFVSGISTVYHSKHSIQRYYVFKMYSGADEFTVNSDFFYEMGFKIFYKSDCLLELRYESMSDYIYCEPSKVENIQQDIDSNNVVDVSLLGD; from the coding sequence ATGGCTACTAAAATTTTTCATGGCCCTCCTGGTTCGTACAAATCTAGCACTGCAATGTGGTATGAAATTGTTCCAGCGCTTCGTCAAGGTCGTGTAGTTATAACTAATCTACAGGGCATTAAGACAATGGAGGCCATACAAAAAGAGTTAAATGAAGTGTTTCCTAATACAGCTAGGTTGTTACGAATTTCAATTGGTAATGATTTAGGTATGCTCTTGATGCGAAATTTTTTTCACTGGTTACCCATTGGTTCTTTAATATTTCTTGATGAAATTCAAGATATATATCCAAATGATAAGTCATTTAAACCTTCAGATTACGATTATAAAAACGAAGGTTACTTCAATGAACACCTTCCTGATGAATTTATAGAAATTTATCATGCAGAGCAAAAATCAATAAAGTCATCAATTAACGTGACTGATTTTCAAGATGATATAGGCGAATCCCTTTTTGATGAAAGGGATTATTTACGATACCCAAGAACGCTACGCGAATGCTTTATGCGTCATCGCCATTATAACTGGGATATTCTCATTGCTACGCCAGACATAAAAGAAGTGTCTTCTTTTATTCGTTCAGTTTGTGAGGTTGCGTACTGCCATTCAAGTAAAGATGCTATACCTATTTCTTACTTTAAAAGGCGGCCTAGAATTTTAGAGCACTTACCTAAAACGAATGGCTTAACTGCTTCAAAGACGGATATTGTTAGTTATAAAAAGGTGCCTTTAGATGTTTTTAAATTATATAAATCGACCGCGACTGGAAAAAATACTAAGTCTGGCGCTGGTAAATCGCCTTTTACATTTTCTTTATTATTTGGCTTTATCTTTCTTATCTCCTTTATTGTTTATTTATTTTATTTTTTCCTCGATGACACAAGCGATAAAGTTCCTCAAACGACAAGTACTGTTAAGAATGTACAAAAAACTAATGTTTCGAAAATTCCGCAAGAAATTGCGTACGGTAACAATCAAGATAGTACTGCTGTTAAAAAAAATATTAACGCGTTTGATTCTGTTTCTTTTCGTAATGATTCTTTTCAGAATATGTTTACGTCTTCTCGTTCTCTTTTAGAGCCTTTTGGTGTTACTTCTATTTTTGTTAGTGGTATCAGCACGGTTTACCACTCTAAACACAGTATTCAAAGATATTACGTTTTTAAAATGTATTCTGGTGCTGATGAATTTACTGTTAATTCAGATTTTTTCTACGAAATGGGGTTCAAGATATTTTATAAAAGCGATTGCTTACTAGAATTGAGATATGAATCAATGAGTGATTATATTTATTGTGAGCCCTCTAAAGTAGAAAATATTCAACAGGATATTGATAGCAATAATGTGGTCGACGTATCACTTTTGGGAGACTGA